In a single window of the Acyrthosiphon pisum isolate AL4f chromosome X, pea_aphid_22Mar2018_4r6ur, whole genome shotgun sequence genome:
- the LOC103309285 gene encoding proteoglycan 4-like, with amino-acid sequence MNVQQQEKWQQVADLIQRLGLVSGGQDEPRTAAQVARMTTHQLLQDPVRAAIYNRGWADRTADIQRRLRPQRPQSTSSPSSRTPSLTRPLAPTRTTAPTTPATTTPVSTTTATATPAPITPAPVKPAEPKPVPRTTGVPPGPAVRVRTEAQLARNRRKFQQLKEKRKARETEASQQHRLAKRPTLTSDPEATSAPPTGSTPPEPMEVDKPAPKDENSEEPEKSTSHTPPHQSPTSDGITEDDWYAAFEGLEEIAYDPAYYTPIGSPKSD; translated from the coding sequence ATGAACGTCCAACAGCAGGAGAAGTGGCAACAGGTGGCCGACCTCATCCAACGGCTGGGGCTGGTATCCGGTGGCCAGGATGAGCCGCGAACAGCCGCCCAGGTAGCGAGGATGACGACCCACCAGCTCCTGCAGGACCCAGTGCGGGCGGCCATCTACAACCGGGGCTGGGCGGACCGTACAGCGGACATCCAGCGGAGGTTGCGGCCGCAACGACCACAGTCAACATCGTCACCCAGCAGCCGCACCCCGTCGCTAACAAGGCCACTAGCTCCGACACGGACAACCGCTCCCACAACACCGGCCACCACGACACCTGTCTCCACAACAACAGCCACAGCAACACCTGCCCCCATAACACCTGCTCCCGTGAAGCCTGCGGAGCCGAAACCGGTACCCAGGACAACGGGGGTACCCCCAGGCCCGGCGGTAAGGGTGAGGACGGAGGCACAACTGGCGCGGAACCGCCGGAAGTTCCAGCAGCTAAAGGAGAAGAGGAAAGCAAGGGAAACCGAGGCAAGCCAACAACATCGGCTTGCCAAGCGACCTACGCTAACCTCCGACCCAGAAGCAACCAGCGCACCTCCTACCGGCTCAACACCGCCGGAACCGATGGAGGTAGACAAACCGGCGCCCAAGGACGAAAACTCCGAGGAGCCGGAAAAGTCTACCAGCCATACACCGCCACACCAATCACCGACCTCGGACGGAATAACCGAGGACGATTGGTATGCGGCGTTCGAGGGGCTTGAGGAGATAGCGTACGACCCGGCGTACTACACTCCGATAGGGTCCCCAAAAAGCGACTAA